In the genome of Natronomonas salina, the window GAGCGCGAGGAACACCAAGGCGAGCAGGAACAGGACGCCGACGCCGACGGGCGCTCCGACGCCGAAGAAGAACGTCGAGACGACCAGCCCGAGGAACGCCAGCGGGAGGGACATGACGACTCCGGCGATGGCGCCCACCCGCAGCCCGTCGTCGGAGTCGCCGCCCTCGAGGTAGCCGGCGACTCCGCCGCCGAGCACGGGCGAGAGCGGGACGAAGGACAGGACGATGCCGACAGCGGCGCCGATGAGCGCGTTGACGAGGGTGCTCCGCGAGTCGCCAGGTTCCTCGACGGGTGGCGCCGAGACGTGGTGGGTTTCCGCTGCCGTGTCACCGGTGGAGGGGCTGTCGGGCGACATACCCGACCGCTCGGGGGGCAGGGCGGATAAAACCCACCGGCGGTGGAGGGCCGGACTTATGGCCGCGCGGGGACCAACGGGAGACATGGCAATCGAGGGGGAAAACGACGAGACGGCGGGGCCGCTCGACGCGACGGCGGACCGGCCCGACCCGGCCGACGACGACCGGGCGGGGTACGACTACGCGGGCGGCGACGTCGACCGGCCGGGGCTCGTCGAGGACCTCGAGCGGGTGGTGGACTGCGAGGTCCGCTTCGACGAGTACACCCGGACGCTGTACGCGACGGACGCCTCGGCATACGAGGTGACCCCCATCGGCGTCGTCTTCCCGACCGACACCGACGACGTGGCGGCGGTCGTCGAGTACTGCGCGGATCGGTCCATCCCGGTGTTACCCCGCGGCGGCGGCACGTCGCTGGCCGGCCAGAGCGTCAACGAGGCCGTCGTCCTCGACTTCACGAAGGAGATGGACTCGCTGGTCGACATCGACGCCGGAGCGCGGCGGGCGACCGCCCAGCCCGGCATCCGGCTCGGGGACCTGAACGCGGAACTCGAGCCGGAGGACCTGAAGTTCGCGCCGGACCCCGCCTGGGGAGACAAGAGCGCCCTCGGCGGCGCCGTCGGGAACAACTCGACGGGGAGCCACTCGCTGGTCTACGGCAAGACCGACGCGTACGTCGAGGAACTGGAGGTCGTCCTCGCCGACGGAACGGTCCACCGCTTCGGCGAGGTGACCCCGGAGGAGTGGGGGGCGCGAGCCGACGAGGACTCGACGGTCGGCCGGATCTACGCCGAACTGCTCCGGATCGCGAAGGAGGAGGCCGACGCCGTCGAGGACGCCTTCCCCGAACTGAAGCGGAACGTCTCGGGGTACAACATCGACCGCCTGGTCGAGGAGTACCGCGACCTGGAGGCCGGCGACCGCGAGACCGTCAACCTCGCGCGGGTGCTGGTCGGCAGCGAGGGGACCCTCGGCGTCGTCACCGAGGCGACCGTCTCGCTCGAACCGATCCCGGAGACGAAGGCGATGGCGCTGTTCGCCTACGAGGACCTGCTCTCGGCCCTGGAGGACGTCGAGGCGATGCTGTCGTTCGGCCCCGCCGCCGTGGAGGTCCTCGACGACGTGCTCCTGGACCTCGCCCGCGACACCTCCGAGTTCGGCAAGCTGGTCGAGGAGACGCTCCCCGAGGAAACCGGGAGCGTCCTGCTCGTGGAGTTCTACGCCGACTCGGACGACCACGGCCGCGACCAGGTGGCGACGCTGCTGGCCGACCGCCAGCCCGGGATGCAGCCGACGGGCGAACCCGACCCCGACCGCTCCGGGACCGACGCGCCGGTGCGAGCCTTCTACGCCGCCGAGGCCCACACCGACGAGGCCCGCGACCGCTTCTGGAAGCTCCGGAAGTCCGGCCTCCCGATCCTGCTCGGGCGGACGAGCGACGCCAAGCACGTCTCCTTCATCGAGGACACCGCGGTCCCCCCGGAGCACCTCCCCGAGTACGTCGCGGACTTCCAGGACCTCCTCGACGAGAACGGGACGTTCGCCAGCTTCTACGCCCACGCGGGGCCGGGCTGTCTGCACATCCGCCCGCTGGTGAACCTGAAGACCACCGAGGGCATCGAGCAGATGCGGAACATCGCCGACGGCGCGACCGACCTCGTCCTGGAGTACGAGGGCAGCGTCTCCGGCGAGCACGGCGACGGCCGCGCGCGCAGCCAGTGGAACCGGAAACTGTACGGCGACGCGGTGTTCGAGCTGTTCCGCGACCTCAAGCTGGCGTTCGACCCCGACGGCCTCCTCAACCCCGAGCAGGTCTGCGGCGACGTCGACATGACCGAGCACCTCCGGTTCGACCCGGACTACGAGTTCGACCCCGGGTTCGAGCCCGAACTCGACTGGCAGAACGACAACGGCTTCCAGGGGATGGCGGAGCTGTGCCACGGCTGTGGCGGCTGTCGCGGCCCCCAGGAGACCACCGGCGGCGTGATGTGTCCGACCTACCGCGCCGAGGACGAGGAAATCCTCACCACGCGCGGCCGCGCGAACAGCCTCCGGCGGGCGATGACCGGGGAGCTCGACGCCGAGGCGACCGACCCCGAGTTCGTCCGGGAGGTCCTGGACCTCTGTGTCGGCTGCAAGGGCTGCTCGAACGACTGCCCCAGCGAGGTCGACCTCGCGAAGCTGAAGGCCGAACTGGAGTACCAGCACCACCGCGAGCACGGCTCGAGCCTCCGCGACCGGCTGTTCGGCGACGTCGACCGCGCCGCCAAGTGGGGGAGCCGGCTGGCCCCCGTCTCGAACCGGCTGCCGGAGCTGCCCGGGATGCGCGCGCTGCTGGAGAAGACCCTCGGCATCGCCCGCGAGCGGACGCTCCCGACCTTCCGCCGGGAGTCCTTCGAGGAGTGGTTCGAGGCGCGCGGCCCACGGGTCGCCGAACGGGCGGCCGAGGAACGGGTCCTCCTGCTGCCGGACACGTTCACCAACTACACCGAGCCCGGGGTGGCGAAGGCGGCGGTCCGGGTGCTCGAGGCCGCCGGCGTCCGCGTCGAGGTCCCCCACGTCGGCCCCAGCGGGCGGGCGGCGTTCTCGAAGGGGTTCCTAGAGGTGGCGGCCGACCGGGCCGAGGACGTCGTCACGGAACTCGAACCCCGCGTCGTCGACGGGTGGGACGTCGTGGTCTGCGAGCCGTCGGACGCAGTCATGATCCAGTCGGACTACGCCGACCTGCTGTCGGGCGAGGCCGTCGAGACCGTCGCCGGCAACACCTACAGCGTCTGCGAGTACCTCGACGTCCATCACCTCGACGGCAGCCTCGAGTTCGACGCGGCGGCCGACGACCCGCTGGTCTACCACGGCCACTGCCACCAGAAGGCGACCAAGCGCGACCACCACGCGGTCGGCGTGCTCCGGCGGGCCGGCTACGACGTCGAGCCCGTGGACTCGACCTGCTGTGGGATGGCCGGGTCGTTCGGCTACGAGGCCGAGCACTACTCGATGAGCCGGGCCATCGGCGAGCTGCTGTTCGAGCAGGTCGACGCCGCCCGCGGGAGCCCCGTCGCGCCCGGCGCCTCCTGCCGGACGCAACTCGGCGACCGCGAGGACGCGCCGGCCCCCGACCACCCGATCGAGCGGATCGAGGCCGCGCTCGTGGCCGACGACTGAGCGACGGCCGGCCACTTCGCCGTCGGTCACAATCTGACCCGAGACATAGGGGTTTTATAATTCGGCGAGTGTGGATTCGATACTGATGAGACGGTCGTCCCGGGCGTGGATCGCGCCAGTCGTCGCGAGCCTGCTCGTCTGTACGCTTCTCGCGCCCGCGCTGGCCGCCGCCCCGGTCGCGGCCCAGGACGACGCGAGCGCCGGCCTCGCCGTGACGACCCAGGAGTTCGAGGCCGACCGCGTCGACTTCGAGATCACCGTCTACGAGAACGGCTCCGCGACGTGGACGTTCCGCTACATCCAGGGCCTCGAGACCGACGAGGACCGCCAGAACTTCGAGGCCTACGCGGAGGACTTCGAGAACAACGAGACGGAACTCTACACCACGTTCCGGAACGGCGCCGAGCGGCTGACCACCAACGGCTCGGAGGTGACGGGCCGCGAGATGAGCGCCGAGAACTTCCAGCGGAGCGCCAGGACGGAGGGACTCGACCCCTCGCAGTCGACCCGCGGCGTCGTCGAGATGTCGTTCCGCTGGGACGGGTTCGCGCGCGTCGACGACGAGGGCGACAACGTCGTGATGGGCGACGTCTTCGAGGGCGGCCTGTTCATCTCGTCGGACCAGCAGCTGATCGTCCAGGCCGGGCCGAACCTCGCCTTCGGCGACGTCCAGCCCGACGACGGCGAGTTCGACGAGGGGACGATGGCGGAGAGCGACACCGTGACCTGGGGCGGCGAGAAGTCGTTCAACCCCAGCCGCCCACGCGTGGAGTTCGTCGACCCGAACGCGGTGTCCACCGACGACACCGCGCCCGCCGCGGGCGGCTTCGGGTGGCTGCTCCCCGCCGCCGGGCTCGTCCTCGTCCTCCTGCTCGGCGTCGGCGCGGCCGTCGCCTACCGCTCGGAGGCGTTCCCCTACGTCGGCGACGGTTCGGACGTCCGCTCGAACGCGGGAGACGGCGGCGCCAGCGCCGCGACCGGCGGTGGCGAGGCCGCAGCCGGGGCGGCGGCGGGCGCCGGCGGCGTCCCCGACGAGGAACTCATCTCCGACGAGGAGCGCGTCGTCACGCTCCTCGAGGAGAACGGCGGCCGGATGAAACAGGTCAACATCGTCGACGAGACCGGCTGGTCGAAGTCGAAGGTGTCGATGCTGCTGTCGGATATGGAGGACGAGGGCACCATCTCGAAGCTTCGCGTCGGCCGCGAGAACATCGTCTCGCTGGCCGGCCACGAGCCCGACGCCGCCGGGTCGCCGTTCGAGGACGACGGCCGGTGACGAACCGGTCCGGTCGAGTTACCGGACCTGGCCGGCGGCCTCGGGGGCGTGGGCCTCCAGGAAGTCGACGACCGCCTGGGCGCCCTGGAACCCCTCCGCTTTCCTCGCGATCTCCTCGCCGTCGCGGAACAGGACGAGCGTCGGTACCGAACGGACGTCGAACCGCTCTACGAGCGTGATGTCGTCCCCGGGGTTCACCAGGCCGACGGCCACGTCGGTGGCCCGCGCGACGTTCCCCAGGACGGGCTCCATCGCCTGACACATCGAACAGCCCTTCGTGTAGAACTCCACGAGCGCCACGTCGTGGTCGGCGACGAACCCGTCGACTGCGGCGCCGTCCTCGAGCCGTTCCGGTCTGACGTCTGGGTCCATACGGGCGGTACGCCGCTCACCGGGAAACCGCTGACGGCGGCGGAGAGCGAGGGTGAGAACAGCGTGACTTGGTCAGCGCGCCGACCGCCGCGCCGCGAACAGCCCGGCCAGCACCGCGAGGAGCGCGGCGACGACGCCGAAGCCGGCGCCGTCGTCCTCGGTCGGCGACGCGGTTCCCGAGACGGTCGAGGTATCAGTCGGTGCCTGCGTCCCCGTGGCTGTCGGGGTGGGCGACGGCGTGTCGTCCGGCACCGACCGCGACTCGGCGGGCGTCGACCGCGCTTCGTTCTCGACGAGCGCGAACCGCGAGAAGCCGGGGGTCTCGGCCGTGACGAGCACCCGCCCGTCGTCAGCGGTCGTGACGGTCGTCTCCAGGGGCTGCCACTCTCCGTCCGCGTACCGGTACATCGTCACCCCGCCGTCGCCGACGGTCGCGGGATCGACGGTCGATCGGACCGTCGCCGGCCGGTCGGCCAGGGCCGCGGGGACCTCGATCGAGAGCTGTACGACCGATCTCCCCGGCGTGGCCGGCAGGTCGTCGACGACGCCCTCGCTCACGGTCACCCTCCCGGCCGCGTCGTCGTCCTGGAACGTGATCTCTGAGACGGACGTGTTCCGCACCGGGACGCTGACGCCGGCGCGGTCGGGGTCCGAGTCGACGATGTCCGCCGACTCCGCGAGACCGGCCGGGGTCGCGTCCGACTCGTTCACTCCGTCGTCGATCGGCTCTTCCGGCGTCGTTTCCTCTTCTGCAGGCGGCGCCGGAGGAGCGGGCGGGGCAGGAGCAGCACCGCCGCCTCCGCCGCTACTCCCGCCACCACTGCTTCCCCCGCCGCCGGTCGAACCCCCCGAATCGGCGTCCTCTCCGTCCTCCGCTGCCGCGATATCGACCGTCGCGGCGGTGCTCGCGTCGGGCGACCGCACGACGACCTCGAGAGGCCCGCTCGCGTCCGCGGCGTGTGCGAAGACGACCGTCCCGTTGGCGCCGGCGTCCAGCCGAACCGTCCGCTGGTCGATCGTCCGGCCGTCGACGACGAGTTCGACCGTCCGCTCGCCCGCGGAGTTCCCCAGGTTCTCGACCGTCGCGGTGACCTCGAAGGAGTCGCCGACCGCCGCGCTCGGGGGGACCCCGAGGCCGCCGACGGCGAAGAACCGGGCGGACTGCTCGAGGTCGAGATCGACCGCCGTAGCCTCGCCGTCTGCGACGGCGACGTCAGTCTCTCGGACCGCATCGTAGCCGTCCGCGGTGGCCCCGACCGAGTAGTCACCGACCGGGAGTCGCAGTCCGTAGGTCCCGTCGGCGTCGGTCGTCGTGGTGAACGGTTCGCCCGTCTCCCGGTCGGTCGCGGTCACGGTCACGCCGGCCAACGGTTCGTCTGTGGTTGCGTCCGCGACGCTGCCTTCGAGGGTCCCGTTGATTCGGGAGACGTCGATCGAGGCCCGCGCGTCGGCGTCCTCGCTGAACACGCCGATCTCGAGCACGCCGGTGTCGGCGTCCCTGGGGACGTCGGCGGAGAAGGAGACCACCGTAGCGTTCCCGGCTGCCAGCGTTCGGTTCGTGCTCGCCAGGACGGCGTAGTCGCCGACGGCCGCGTCGCCGTCGAGGTCGGCCCCGAGGCGTAGTTCGAGCCGCTGCTCCTCCGACAGGTCACCGGTGTTCGCGACCGTCGCGGACACGAGGAGCGGGTCGGCCCGCTCGACCGCGCTGGGTGCATCGAGCCCCGAGACGTCGAACCGGGCCGGCTCGTCCACCCGGACGTCGGTCACGTACGAATCGTCCGCCGTCCCGACCCCGTGTGAGACGACGCCGCCGGAGCGGGTCTCGTCGACGGCGTGGGCGAACGCGACCTGCCGGGTTTCGCCCTCTTCGAGCGTCACGGTCCTCGAGGCCACGACGTCGCCGTCGAACGTCAGGTCGACGTCCTGCGTCGCGATTTTGACGCCGCGGTTGGCGACCGTTGCTTCGACCGTCAGCTCCTGGCCGGCGACGACGTCAGTCTGGGTCCGGACGTCCTCGAGGACGAACTCCGCCGGGTGCTGTTCGCCCATTGGCGCGACCGTCCCGAAGGGGTCGAGCGTCCCCGCGATGCGGCCGGTCGCGGCGTCGACGCTCGAACCGTCTACAGGCGACCACTCCCCGCTGGACTCGTCGTAGCGCCACAGCCCCAGCGTCTCGTTCTGGAGTCGCGTCCCGTCCCCGGCCGCGTAGTCGACCGAGAGGGACGCGGCCGCGTCGCTCCCGAGGGGCTCGGCCGCCACGGCCGGGCCGATTCGCTCGTGGTGTTCCGGGGCCGGCGCGGGGGCGGCCGTCGGCGAGAGGGCGACGTCCGTCGCGTCGACGTCCAGGCGGCGTCCGTCCCCGAGGCTGACGTTCCGGGCGTGCGCGTCACCGCGGAACTCGTAGGCGAGGGTGGCGTTCGAGACCGACGTGTCGGCGACCGTGGTGCCGTCGACGGTCCCGAGGCCGACGCCCGCGCCGCTGGCGTCGAGGTCGATCCCGCGGAGGTCCACGCCGGGGGCCAGGACGTCGATGCCGACGACGGAGGTCTCGGCGCCGTCGAAGTCGGCGACCGCGAGTTCCAGGGGCGCCTCGCCGGCCGAACGGAGCGTGACCGGCCGCGGTATCGAGAGACCGCTGGCGGTCGAGTCCGTCCCGTCGACCGGCAGGACGTACGGCCCCGACGACGCCCCGTCGACCGCGACGGTCGTGTTCGGCGCGGCGACGTCGAGGGCGGACTGGAGGTCGTCCGGGTCGTAGTGAGTCGGAATCTCCATCGGATCGTGGTGGACGTACGTCGGAGGGGTCGAACGGGTGAGCGAATCGGTGCCGTCCTCGAAGGTGTACGCCAGTTCGAGTGCGGCGACCGTCTCCGCGGTCGTCTCGACCTCGACCGTGAGCGGCGTGTTGATCTGCGGTTCGGTGAAGTTCAGCCGCTCGCCGAAGGCGACCGTCTCCCCCTCGATCCGGAGCGTCACGTTCCCCTGCTCTATCGTGGAGTCGCCGACCCGGTCGACGGTCACCGCGGACACGTTCGAGACGGCGAACTCGTGGGTGACGGTCTCACCCGGGTCGACCCGTTCGGGCGGCGCCGTCTCCGCGCGCGCGGCGAGAACTGGCTGCGTGAGTTCGAGATCCTTCTCGAGCGTCTCGGAGTTCGGAGCGACGGTGAACGTCTGGGGGGCGAACCCGAAAGCGTCCACCGTCAGCGTCTGGTCGAGCGACGGGACGTCGAGGCCGTAGGTACCATCCACGTCGGTCGCGGTCCCGTAGTCGAACTCCGTGTCGACGCGGCTCTCCGAGACCGGCGTCCCGCTCCCGTCGACGACCTGCCCGGTCACCGTGCTGTCGGACGCGCCGCGGGCGGTCGCCTCGTAGGCGTCGACGACGCCGGCGCCGTATCGGGTGTCGAGTTCGTCGCCACCCCCGGCCGGGTGGTCCGCGGAACGCTCCAGCAGGTCGCGCATCTCCGCCTGCGTGAGGTGGTCGCCGCCGGCCGCCCGGACGAGCGCGACGGTCCCGGCGACGTGCGGGGCGGCCATGCTCGTCCCGCTCATGTCCCGGTAGCCGCCGTCGGGGGCGGCGCTCGTCACGCTCCGGCCGGGCGCCGCGACGTTCGGGACGACGTACTCGGCCGGCCAGTCCTCCGGCGGGTCCGTCCAGGTCTCGGAGGTGTCGATCCGCTCGCCACCCGAGAACCCCGCGACCTCGCGGTTCGAGTCGACGGCCCCGACCGCGATGCTGTCGTAGAGGTTCCCCGGAGAGCCGCTCGTCCCCGCACCGTCGTTGCCGGCGGAGGCGACAACGATGACACCGAGGTCGTTCGCCTGTCTGATGGGTTCGACGAGCGACGGGTTGTTCGGTCCGCTGAGGCTCATCGAGATGATGTCCACGCCAGCCTCCGTCGCGGCCCACTCGATGCCCGCGGTGGCGCCCGCCCAGGTCCCGGACCCCTCGTGGAGCACCTTCCCGTGGTACAGCGTCGCCTCGGGGGCGACGCCGATGTACTCCCCGC includes:
- a CDS encoding DUF5518 domain-containing protein; translated protein: MSPDSPSTGDTAAETHHVSAPPVEEPGDSRSTLVNALIGAAVGIVLSFVPLSPVLGGGVAGYLEGGDSDDGLRVGAIAGVVMSLPLAFLGLVVSTFFFGVGAPVGVGVLFLLALVFLALYTVGLGALGGLIGASLEDEF
- a CDS encoding FAD-binding and (Fe-S)-binding domain-containing protein; the protein is MAIEGENDETAGPLDATADRPDPADDDRAGYDYAGGDVDRPGLVEDLERVVDCEVRFDEYTRTLYATDASAYEVTPIGVVFPTDTDDVAAVVEYCADRSIPVLPRGGGTSLAGQSVNEAVVLDFTKEMDSLVDIDAGARRATAQPGIRLGDLNAELEPEDLKFAPDPAWGDKSALGGAVGNNSTGSHSLVYGKTDAYVEELEVVLADGTVHRFGEVTPEEWGARADEDSTVGRIYAELLRIAKEEADAVEDAFPELKRNVSGYNIDRLVEEYRDLEAGDRETVNLARVLVGSEGTLGVVTEATVSLEPIPETKAMALFAYEDLLSALEDVEAMLSFGPAAVEVLDDVLLDLARDTSEFGKLVEETLPEETGSVLLVEFYADSDDHGRDQVATLLADRQPGMQPTGEPDPDRSGTDAPVRAFYAAEAHTDEARDRFWKLRKSGLPILLGRTSDAKHVSFIEDTAVPPEHLPEYVADFQDLLDENGTFASFYAHAGPGCLHIRPLVNLKTTEGIEQMRNIADGATDLVLEYEGSVSGEHGDGRARSQWNRKLYGDAVFELFRDLKLAFDPDGLLNPEQVCGDVDMTEHLRFDPDYEFDPGFEPELDWQNDNGFQGMAELCHGCGGCRGPQETTGGVMCPTYRAEDEEILTTRGRANSLRRAMTGELDAEATDPEFVREVLDLCVGCKGCSNDCPSEVDLAKLKAELEYQHHREHGSSLRDRLFGDVDRAAKWGSRLAPVSNRLPELPGMRALLEKTLGIARERTLPTFRRESFEEWFEARGPRVAERAAEERVLLLPDTFTNYTEPGVAKAAVRVLEAAGVRVEVPHVGPSGRAAFSKGFLEVAADRAEDVVTELEPRVVDGWDVVVCEPSDAVMIQSDYADLLSGEAVETVAGNTYSVCEYLDVHHLDGSLEFDAAADDPLVYHGHCHQKATKRDHHAVGVLRRAGYDVEPVDSTCCGMAGSFGYEAEHYSMSRAIGELLFEQVDAARGSPVAPGASCRTQLGDREDAPAPDHPIERIEAALVADD
- a CDS encoding helix-turn-helix transcriptional regulator yields the protein MMRRSSRAWIAPVVASLLVCTLLAPALAAAPVAAQDDASAGLAVTTQEFEADRVDFEITVYENGSATWTFRYIQGLETDEDRQNFEAYAEDFENNETELYTTFRNGAERLTTNGSEVTGREMSAENFQRSARTEGLDPSQSTRGVVEMSFRWDGFARVDDEGDNVVMGDVFEGGLFISSDQQLIVQAGPNLAFGDVQPDDGEFDEGTMAESDTVTWGGEKSFNPSRPRVEFVDPNAVSTDDTAPAAGGFGWLLPAAGLVLVLLLGVGAAVAYRSEAFPYVGDGSDVRSNAGDGGASAATGGGEAAAGAAAGAGGVPDEELISDEERVVTLLEENGGRMKQVNIVDETGWSKSKVSMLLSDMEDEGTISKLRVGRENIVSLAGHEPDAAGSPFEDDGR
- a CDS encoding thioredoxin family protein; its protein translation is MDPDVRPERLEDGAAVDGFVADHDVALVEFYTKGCSMCQAMEPVLGNVARATDVAVGLVNPGDDITLVERFDVRSVPTLVLFRDGEEIARKAEGFQGAQAVVDFLEAHAPEAAGQVR
- a CDS encoding S8 family serine peptidase gives rise to the protein MLPGGPDCRHVASVLLAAVLMVSCFGTGIGFAAAGGTADRPTPTHGGTAPESDAVHPDLHDATGEVTVVVRFPELGNDRAQTRSNRETGMRMRSHATNSQAAFDEFVADHDGVTVVRSFWVANAKLVTVDTDAVQLAELAAVEDVREIHPNYRMEATSTVAPAPSTGSLSSSLSASDSTDHDYATTYGVEQIRAPDVWERFGTKGGNVSVAVLDTGVEPSHPDVDVPPERWAEFDEDGNRVDSKPYDSAEHGTHTSGTVAGGNASGEYIGVAPEATLYHGKVLHEGSGTWAGATAGIEWAATEAGVDIISMSLSGPNNPSLVEPIRQANDLGVIVVASAGNDGAGTSGSPGNLYDSIAVGAVDSNREVAGFSGGERIDTSETWTDPPEDWPAEYVVPNVAAPGRSVTSAAPDGGYRDMSGTSMAAPHVAGTVALVRAAGGDHLTQAEMRDLLERSADHPAGGGDELDTRYGAGVVDAYEATARGASDSTVTGQVVDGSGTPVSESRVDTEFDYGTATDVDGTYGLDVPSLDQTLTVDAFGFAPQTFTVAPNSETLEKDLELTQPVLAARAETAPPERVDPGETVTHEFAVSNVSAVTVDRVGDSTIEQGNVTLRIEGETVAFGERLNFTEPQINTPLTVEVETTAETVAALELAYTFEDGTDSLTRSTPPTYVHHDPMEIPTHYDPDDLQSALDVAAPNTTVAVDGASSGPYVLPVDGTDSTASGLSIPRPVTLRSAGEAPLELAVADFDGAETSVVGIDVLAPGVDLRGIDLDASGAGVGLGTVDGTTVADTSVSNATLAYEFRGDAHARNVSLGDGRRLDVDATDVALSPTAAPAPAPEHHERIGPAVAAEPLGSDAAASLSVDYAAGDGTRLQNETLGLWRYDESSGEWSPVDGSSVDAATGRIAGTLDPFGTVAPMGEQHPAEFVLEDVRTQTDVVAGQELTVEATVANRGVKIATQDVDLTFDGDVVASRTVTLEEGETRQVAFAHAVDETRSGGVVSHGVGTADDSYVTDVRVDEPARFDVSGLDAPSAVERADPLLVSATVANTGDLSEEQRLELRLGADLDGDAAVGDYAVLASTNRTLAAGNATVVSFSADVPRDADTGVLEIGVFSEDADARASIDVSRINGTLEGSVADATTDEPLAGVTVTATDRETGEPFTTTTDADGTYGLRLPVGDYSVGATADGYDAVRETDVAVADGEATAVDLDLEQSARFFAVGGLGVPPSAAVGDSFEVTATVENLGNSAGERTVELVVDGRTIDQRTVRLDAGANGTVVFAHAADASGPLEVVVRSPDASTAATVDIAAAEDGEDADSGGSTGGGGSSGGGSSGGGGGAAPAPPAPPAPPAEEETTPEEPIDDGVNESDATPAGLAESADIVDSDPDRAGVSVPVRNTSVSEITFQDDDAAGRVTVSEGVVDDLPATPGRSVVQLSIEVPAALADRPATVRSTVDPATVGDGGVTMYRYADGEWQPLETTVTTADDGRVLVTAETPGFSRFALVENEARSTPAESRSVPDDTPSPTPTATGTQAPTDTSTVSGTASPTEDDGAGFGVVAALLAVLAGLFAARRSAR